A stretch of Solenopsis invicta isolate M01_SB chromosome 9, UNIL_Sinv_3.0, whole genome shotgun sequence DNA encodes these proteins:
- the LOC105206762 gene encoding uncharacterized protein LOC105206762, with product MDRKGQRHEVGKSTKRADRKRKRCVPKNRYQAEKSDINISTSSKKLSSFGETNVIINPNISYRIINFIAVFSAISTYVKCKTCGGDVEFHEGNKRGLGFKIIIKCRSCVRKEINSCPLVQNAYEVNRRFIFAMRIIGIGLAGAEKFCAFMDLPRPIFRTFYNTIISQICDATEAIKNLTIKKACDIEKQLTNEKCEKSNGLTVSGDGSWRKRGFSSLHGVVTVIGYYSKKVLDISVKSSYCKECTVWQKKTHLPEYELWKQEHENQCSANHTGSAGKMEPDAMLEMFQRAEELHGVKYVNYIGDGDSKTYSKIVQQLPYNVQKKECINHVQKRMGTRLRNRKKNEKGLGGKGKLTDNLIKDLTLYYGLAIRRNSDSLQNMKKDIWATFFHKCSTDEKPQHDNCPTGKDSWCKWQKAYALGNINNFKHEPAMPETVSQAIKPIYEDLTRDDLLERCLGAFNQNNNESINQIIWKIAPKSAFSGTSIVQIAANVATIMFNDGHLALLDVLELLNIEIGQILYDYCHHTDEELIRIAERQAYENTRESRLCVTTSAGVNTANLDVEELLYGAGIAE from the coding sequence atggATAGAAAAGGACAAAGGCACGAAGTTGGAAAATCAACGAAGAGAGcagatagaaaaagaaaaagatgtgTTCCGAAAAATCGCTACCAAGCAGAGAAGTCAGATATAAATATCAGCACTTCGTCGAAGAAACTAAGCAGCTTTGGCGAAACTAACGTCATTATTAATCCAAATATCAGCTACaggattattaatttcattgctGTTTTTTCCGCCATAAGCACATATGTGAAATGCAAAACGTGTGGAGGAGATGTAGAGTTTCACGAAGGTAACAAACGTGGACttggatttaaaattattataaagtgtCGATCCTGCGTaaggaaagaaataaattcgTGCCCACTAGTTCAAAATGCTTATGAGGTGAATCGtcgttttatttttgcaatgcGAATAATCGGAATAGGATTAGCTGGAGCAGAGAAATTTTGCGCGTTCATGGATTTACCGCGTCCTATATTCAGGACATTTTATAACACTATAATATCTCAAATCTGTGATGCTACGGAAGCTATAAAAaacttaacaataaaaaaagccTGTGACATTGAAAAACAATTAACaaatgaaaaatgtgaaaaatctAATGGACTAACCGTTTCTGGCGATGGCAGTTGGCGAAAGCGCGGTTTCAGTTCATTACATGGTGTTGTAACCGTCATAGGTTACTACAGCAAAAAAGTACTtgatatttcagtaaaatcatCGTATTGTAAAGAATGCACAGTATGGCAGAAAAAAACCCATTTACCGGAATATGAACTTTGGAAGCAGGAACATGAAAACCAATGCAGCGCTAATCATACAGGCTCAGCAGGTAAAATGGAGCCCGATGCCATGCTCGAAATGTTTCAAAGAGCTGAAGAATTACATGgcgtaaaatacgtaaattaCATAGGAGACGGCGACTCAAAAACTTATAGTAAAATCGTACAGCAGCTTCCGTATAATGTACAGAAAAAAGAGTGTATAAATCATGTACAAAAGAGGATGGGAACCAGATTGcgaaatcgcaaaaaaaatgagAAGGGTCTCGGTGGTAAAGGCAAACTGACcgacaatttaataaaagatctCACGCTGTATTACGGTCTTGCAATAAGGCGCAACAGTGATTCCCTTCAAAACATGAAGAAAGATATCTGGGCCACTTTCTTCCACAAGTGCTCTACGGACGAAAAACCACAACATGATAATTGCCCGACAGGAAAAGACTCATGGTGCAAGTGGCAAAAAGCTTATGCGCTTggcaatatcaataattttaaacacgAACCTGCGATGCCAGAAACTGTGTCCCAGGCAATCAAACCGATATATGAAGACCTCACTCGGGACGATCTTTTAGAGCGCTGCTTAGGTGCAttcaatcaaaataataatgaaagtattaatcaaattatttggaaaattgCACCTAAGTCAGCTTTTAGTGGCACCTCTATCGTTCAAATTGCCGCCAATGTCGCTACAATAATGTTTAACGATGGTCATCTAGCGCTCCTAGATGTATTGGAGCTTCTGAACATCGAAATTGGCCAAATATTATACGATTATTGCCACCACACGGACGAAGAACTCATCCGTATCGCTGAGCGCCAAGCCTATGAAAATACGCGCGAAAGTCGCTTATGCGTTACAACTTCTGCTGGCGTGAACACAGCAAATTTGGATGTAGAAGAGCTGTTATATGGCGCAGGGATTGCCGAATAA
- the LOC120358634 gene encoding uncharacterized protein LOC120358634, with amino-acid sequence MINRRVAEHAKTLRIWPEVQNETIHLADGTTATTPGRVRLPLHVAGRKLEHTFQLLPSLESDLLIGTDLWSKLGLTIPPPPPPQTRRRREPRPTHGVTAGMIERTPQEERELQAFLATVTAKPTPHTNDQKSDTGSHLNHAGRRSRREGAVLWGCRAERPGPAEEADTTSTPPDGTTKG; translated from the exons ATGATTAACCGCCGGGTCGCCGAACACGCCAAGACCTTGCGCATTTGGCCGGAGGTCCAGAACGAGACCATCCACCTGGCCGACGGGACCACCGCTACCACTCCGGGGCGAGTCCGTCTCCCGCTACACGTTGCCGGGCGGAAGCTGGAGCACACGTTCCAGCTCCTCCCGTCCCTGGAGAGCGACCTGCTGATTGGGACGGATTTGTGGTCTAAGCTTGGTCTCACCATCCCACCACCGCCGCCCCCTCAAACCCGACGACGCCGAGAGCCTCGACCCACGCATGGGGTCACCGCCGGGATGATCGAACGCACACCGCAGGAAGAGCGGGAACTACAGGCGTTTCT AGCCACCGTCACCGCTAAACCGACCCCGCATACCAACGACCAGAAAAGCGACACCGGCAGCCATCTCAACCACGCCGGCCGACGATCCCGACGGGAAGGTGCAGTCCTCTGGGGATGCCGCGCCGAAAGACCGGGGCCGGCCGAAGAAGCCGACACCACCTCCACACCACCCGACGGCACGACAAAAGGCTAG